A single window of Microplitis demolitor isolate Queensland-Clemson2020A chromosome 7, iyMicDemo2.1a, whole genome shotgun sequence DNA harbors:
- the LOC103574458 gene encoding zinc finger homeobox protein 4 isoform X2, with protein sequence MPSSEPHPPQYHLQHHTIPPSHLQQHSSTTSGVLDQHQLYQQLVAAHHQQQQQNQQHGVNFQNSAYTQQKQEMSPEEEGGRGGGSPPAAGAALQQPHHPRTASPPSGTEPCTRDAIPTPTPTADTTTTNSAGPNNSTSVQVTATAGSATTTMTLQSPTSKQQSLQGPSPSPSPTGGDVEKFDGKIVYNPDGSAYIIEGESELSEDESLPDGCIVDGRGISVSHSLVFPQIASAFYVSRLYAHQAYQQQQQQQQQHQRTSSQSSHNNPDLPVMHSYRVISYRSAEGSKQTIQTPVAPPPSTSVPVKPILMCFICKLSFGYAKSFVAHAQGEHQLTMTDDERQVLSHATTSAIIQAVGRGKQPVVSFLEPVASSACSQTSPITSSSSSSAQTTQQQQSARAASASNINETNEHETLTTTTSTPASTPGIPSSPQAQQQQRPSPSTPTTPTSHSSNSLSFNHQQSQHTWTGGQVSAASWAKAPDAMHYTSPPPAPPSSTKGSPSSYAALTQQPPNFLTGTTIGVCPEHMQGRPSGVECPKCELILASSRLAGPGGPLAGIHSRNSCKTLKCPKCNWHYKYQETLEIHMKEKHPESETSCIYCIAGQPHPRLARGETYTCGYKPYRCEVCNYSTTTKGNLSIHMQSDKHLNNMQELQQGGGAVVAAAAATSNNPSSSQDAPMPTRSPHHQQNHSPHLSGPVAAQGKPKPTFRCDVCNYETNVARNLRIHMTSEKHTHNMLVMHQNAKHIQTLSALQQHHHQQQQQQQQQQQQQQQQQQQQQQQQQLEQLLHLGGLDKPQHAEAALADMAYNQALLIQIMTAGQMPPQLPPEMMGGMGNLSAMSNLGGDVGLSPESMEPPPETADPDPSNLYNCCVCNNFSTDSLEALGHHLAVDRTRTREGEILALVSGNFVCKLCNYKTNLKANFQLHCKTDKHLQRLQHVNHVKEGGPRNEWKLKYLASPTSTAQLRCHACDYYTNSAHKLALHAASPRHEAAALLLRHLIEASSNVQSGGKIYHCALCGFNARHRLHLLQHVRSFKHLHMEQLHQMHRRSTIQSNEPPHTDIGDVFQVVADPDAPANQQTSPTTPTTPNPSINHERQEGSECDSEVKQEPDNDQDPDQDPDNDQEEVVCPYCTYQPTSKEELKHHLQVAHTQDADEKMEVKEEPAQDFLCPLCQDGFRERAALEKHVMQIHSVNADGLQRLLVLVDQSHWLNNNPRNTSTPAVMPTSPSTTTKPSPEEENERAQEEIDELTRCSICGRICRSLEELQQHHRESHPAATPTLAVSEKHVYKYRCGQCSLAFKTLEKLQQHSQYHAIRDATKCALCGRSFRSVQALQRHLEAAHGDLQEEAINQYKQSLLQAHPLLQAITEEALRRQGNLSEDQNADDETRGGGSGSVSGGGGVSGAGGDEGESDASDSPPLHKEQRLLEDYLNSQPVAEDSYQDPGRKFKCHRCKVAFTRQSYLTGHNKTLLHRKGEKMTYPMEKYLDPNRPYKCDVCKESFTQKNILLVHYNSVSHLHKLKRAMQEQGNNNTLISVVPPSSPTDTPDSQIDQDKKPYKCNICKVAYSQGSTLDIHMRSVLHQTRASKLPDLAASGQLDLARPLIEQPPTSPNSPPCNANSNSTNTNNSNMLSCQRCSALFVNQEQLSTHQQLYCIFSNPLALFQQLAASQQLASSASDNPPNSTTPGPQHSQQHVQQQTQVQQQLVTPQPNQVAQDILSQPRHKTSQMYKHLLESFGFDLVMQFNENHQRRQRKEEEAAAALQAQQEQQKQEQQKQALAAQQQQQQMQQVQERDDDHEDAGDEEPAIPELTRSTCQHCNKEFSSVWVLKAHCEEVHRDLVPREFLEKYAQQFKCEYEKKSVVVTAATSSSTNTAPRSSTPASVANAAAGVSNQPQHQQQQPQDLSSDKERRDKDKEEPIECKDRSSRTPEATSTTPATTPALSNTPVSSTDSTTPTQQPGGSHHNIQQQQQQQHAHMTLAQQMSDMQAALNVMAASQLQQLQQYPGLMMGMMGLPLGLNVPALAAMNLQPPLVPMMLPPPPYDGAASPYPPINPQADIIAKQHLLQQQQQQQAAANAASQKRARTRITDDQLKILRAHFDINNSPGEEQIMEMAAQSGLLPKVIKHWFRNTLFKERQRNKDSPYNFNNPPCTTLNLEEYEKTGEAKVTPLNSSNSGGSSADDKSPNKQSTPPPTNSIPSTATTATTITPITEIKQEIPEPMLTTQQQIQQQLQQAQMDESHHSPGSSGDQQSRPHSPALSMSSVFSGLHHELSSHMPSTTSAPSTPMLPPKLTPQNFASPNSGLAGNIPTSMAGALSLTPQRSISPGRGPTDFSFSGNSNGSNSSSSSGKRANRTRFTDYQIKVLQEFFENNAYPKDDDLEYLSKLLGLSPRVIVVWFQNARQKARKVYENQPAAEPVTPGGGREADDGSGRFQRTPGLNYQCKKCLLVFQRYYELIRHQKTHCFKEEDAKRSAQAQAAAAQVAAVLSSEDSNSSSTTTTNAVPNNPTSVPVLTDQLQQPLNTPTPPHIQQPSIAMVPQQQSQERQQQQQQQQQQQQNQNQQQQVEVKEENFQCDKCNLMFSRFDLWREHQLVHIMNPSLFPPAYPPDSAFGILQQQALNASTGSTDLQQHPLLAMMQERKRKFEDFDDSIVGNESRSNSEHSEQPKDKRLRTTILPEQLDYLYQKYQIESNPSRKMLETIAREVGLKKRVVQVWFQNTRARERKGQFRAHSQVINKRCPFCPALFKVKSALESHLSSKHADQVARGEVNIDNIPDEELSMDSAPSNPSTPNMMPPLFSAFNTDMDAAMIKRLYEESMKNYISELQAHASNGRQETAINQQGMSNSNTTTGESPLDLSKPVDLSRPMKLSLTGLGSLLDEQQHNVAQHFRLGSDCGPLTDLSERSICDDDSMSETTEFLDDESGPASPASSTQSSRHGTATTPSGITTPTGIGGVGSSGGNGNGGGNGSGSNANASSQSGGGKRYRTQMSATQVKVMKSLFSDYKTPTMAECEMLGREIGLPKRVVQVSFIGAATGQQRI encoded by the exons CCGCGTACACGCAACAGAAACAGGAGATGAGCCCGGAGGAGGAGGGTGGCCGAGGTGGCGGGTCCCCTCCGGCAGCTGGGGCTGCTCTACAGCAACCCCATCATCCTCGGACAGCCAGTCCACCTTCGGGAACTGAGCCTTGCACTCGTGACGCGATACCCACGCCCACGCCCACCGCTGACACGACAACCACCAACTCAGCTGGCCCGAATAACAGCACCTCTGTCCAAGTAACTGCGACTGCGGGAAGTGCCACCACCACAATGACTCTGCAGTCGCCCACGTCGAAGCAGCAGTCGCTACAGGGTCCAAGTCCCAGTCCAAGTCCCACTGGTGGTGACGTTGAAAAGTTTGACGGGAAAATAGTCTACAATCCTGATGGCTCTGCTTACATCATCGAGGGTGAGAGTGAACTCAGTGAAGACGAATCTCTGCCAGACGGTTGCATCGTAGATGGACGTGGTATTTCGGTCTCGCATTCACTTGTCTTTCCCCAAATAGCCAGTGCGTTCTACGTATCGCGGCTGTATGCTCACCAAGCTTatcagcaacaacaacaacagcagcagcagcatcaGCGCACGTCCTCACAGTCGTCGCACAATAACCCAGACCTACCGGTGATGCACAGTTATCGGGTGATTAGCTATCGAAGCGCTGAAGGCAGTAAGCAAACAATACAAACGCCTGTAGCCCCACCACCCTCAACCTCCGTACCAGTAAAACCAATTCTCATGTGTTTTATTTGCAAACTAAGTTTTGGTTACGCCAAGAGCTTCGTCGCTCATGCACAGGGTGAACATCAGCTGACGATGACCGACGACGAGAGACAGGTACTCTCGCACGCAACGACATCTGCAATTATTCAGGCTGTGGGCCGGGGTAAGCAACCGGTCGTTAGTTTTTTGGAGCCAGTTGCTAGCTCGGCGTGTTCACAAACCTCACCGATAACCTCCTCCTCCTCCTCCTCGGCCCAGACGACACAGCAACAGCAGTCAGCGCGGGCTGCAAGTGCCAGCAATATTAATGAAACAAATGAACACGAGACACTGACGACGACGACGAGTACGCCAGCAAGTACACCAGGAATACCAAGCAGTCCTCAGGCTCAGCAACAACAGAGGCCGTCACCTAGCACACCAACGACGCCAACCTCACACTCAAGCAATTCACTGAGTTTCAACCACCAGCAGTCACAACACACGTGGACCGGTGGACAAGTGAGTGCTGCGTCATGGGCCAAAGCACCTGACGCAATGCACTATACCTCCCCACCACCAGCACCTCCTTCATCGACCAAGGGATCGCCTTCGTCTTATGCAGCGTTGACGCAACAGCCACCAAACTTTCTCACCGGCACGACAATCGGCGTCTGTCCCGAGCATATGCAAGGACGACCAAGCGGCGTTGAGTGTCCGAAATGCGAGCTGATTCTTGCCAGCAGTCGACTCGCGGGCCCTGGTGGTCCACTGGCTGGCATTCACAGTAGAAATTCCTGCAAAACACTTAAATGCCCAAAGTGCAATTGGCACTATAAGTATCAAGAGACTCTGGAGATTCATATGAAAGAAAAACATCCGGAGAGTGAAACCTCGTGTATATACTGCATTGCCGGGCAACCACATCCTAGGTTAGCACGCGGTGAAACTTACACGTGCGGTTACAAACCTTACAGATGCGAGGTATGTAATTATTCAACCACCACCAAGGGAAATCTTAGTATACATATGCAGAGCGACAAACATCTAAACAACATGCAAGAGTTACAACAAGGTGGCGGAGCTGTTGTAGCAGCTGCCGCAGCAACGAGTAATAATCCCTCTTCCTCACAAGACGCGCCAATGCCCACGCGGAGTCCGCACCACCAACAAAATCACAGTCCACATTTAAGTGGACCCGTGGCGGCCCAGGGTAAACCGAAACCGACATTTCGCTGCGATGTCTGTAATTACGAGACAAATGTTGCGAGAAATCTCAGGATACACATGACTAGTGAAAAACACACGCACAACATGCTAGTGATGCACCAAAATGCTAAACATATACAGACTCTCTCTGCATTGCAGCAGCATCATCaccaacagcaacagcaacaacaacagcagcagcaacagcaacagcagcagcaacaacaacaacagcagcagcagcaactcGAGCAACTCTTACATCTAGGAGGACTCGACAAACCTCAACACGCTGAAGCAGCACTTGCTGACATGGCCTACAACCAGGCCTTGTTGATTCAAATAATGACTGCAGGtcaaatgccacctcaactTCCCCCTGAAATGATGGGCGGCATGGGCAACCTGTCTGCCATGAGTAATCTCGGTGGTGATGTTGGATTATCACCAGAGAGCATGGAACCACCCCCAGAGACTGCGGATCCCGATCCATCAAATTTATACAACTGCTGCGTGTGCAATAATTTCAGTACCGACTCACTGGAAGCTCTGGGTCACCATTTGGCTGTTGACAGAACGCGAACGCGCGAGGGAGAAATTCTCGCTCTTGTTTCTGGAAACTTTGTCTGCAAGCTGTGCAACTACAAGACTAATCTCAAAGCCAACTTCCAGCTTCACTGCAAGACGGACAAACATCTCCAGCGACTGCAGCACGTGAATCACGTAAAAGAAGGCGGCCCTCGAAACGAGTGGAAACTAAAGTACCTGGCCTCGCCTACCAGTACAGCACAATTGCGCTGTCACGCGTGTGATTACTACACAAACAGCGCTCACAAACTCGCCCTCCATGCGGCATCACCGCGACACGAAGCCGCGGCTCTGCTGCTACGACACCTTATTGAAGCTAGCTCAAATGTACAGTCTGGAGGTAAAATCTATCACTGTGCCTTGTGTGGGTTCAACGCCAGACATAGATTGCATTTACTCCAACACGTCAGGTCTTTCAAACATCTGCACATGGAACAGCTACATCAGATGCACAGGCGAAGCACCATTCAGAGCAACGAACCTCCTCACACCGACATCGGTGATGTCTTTCAAGTCGTCGCCGATCCCGATGCACCTGCCAATCAACAAACTAGTCCCACTACACCTACAACACCCAATCCCAGCATTAATCATg aACGGCAAGAAGGTAGTGAGTGTGACAGCGAAGTGAAACAAGAGCCAGACAATGACCAGGATCCAGATCAGGATCCTGATAATGACCAGGAGGAAGTTGTGTGCCCTTACTGCACATACCAGCCGACATCTAAAGAAGAACTAAAACATCATCTGCAAGTCGCGCATACGCAAGACGCAGATGAAAAAATGGAAGTTAAAGAGGAGCCAGCCCAAGATTTTCTTTGCCCGCTGTGTCAAGATGGGTTCAGAGAGCGAGCGGCTCTTGAGAAACATGTGATGCAAATCCATTCAGTTAACGCTGATGGACTGCAGAGACTCCTGGTTCTGGTTGACCAGAGCCATTGGCTGAACAACAATCCGCGCAACACCTCGACACCTGCGGTGATGCCGACGTCTCCTAGCACGACCACTAAGCCGAGTCCCGAGGAAGAAAATGAACGAGCGCAAGAAGAAATTGACGAGCTAACACGATGCAGTATATGCGGGCGTATTTGCCGCTCCCTCGAGGAACTCCAGCAGCATCACCGAGAGTCCCATCCAGCTGCGACGCCGACTCTCGCAGTGAGCGAAAAACACGTTTACAAGTACCGATGTGGTCAGTGCAGTCTTGCCTTTAAAACTCTGGAGAAGCTGCAGCAGCACTCGCAGTACCACGCGATCAGAGATGCGACCAAGTGCGCGCTGTGCGGGAGATCCTTTCGGTCTGTTCAGGCGCTTCAGAGACATCTTGAGGCTGCTCACGGTGACCTCCAAGAAGAAGCTATCAATCAATATAAACAAAGTCTGCTGCAAGCTCACCCACTACTCCAAGCCATCACCGAAGAAGCTCTCAGACGACAGGGAAATCTCAGTGAAGATCAGAATGCCGATGACGAGACCCGCGGTGGTGGTAGTGGAAGTGTcagtggtggtggtggtgtcAGTGGTGCTGGTGGTGACGAAGGGGAGAGCGACGCCAGTGATTCGCCGCCGCTCCACAAGGAACAGAGACTTCTagaagattatttaaatagtcaaCCGGTGGCCGAGGACTCTTATCAAGATCCCGGTCGTAAATTCAAGTGCCATCGTTGCAAAGTTGCGTTTACACGTCAAAGCTACCTCACTGGACACAACAAGACTCTTCTCCATCGCAAAGGAGAAAAAATGACTTATCCAATGGAAAAATATCTTGATCCAAATAGACCTTACAAGTGTGACGTTTGTAAGGAAagttttacacaaaaaaatatattacttgTTCATTACAATAGTGTCAgtcatttacataaattaaaacgaGCAATGCAAGAACAAGGTAATAACAACACACTTATATCTGTTGTACCCCCATCGAGTCCCACCGATACGCCTGATTCACAAATTGATCAGGATAAAAAACCCTACAAGTGTAATATCTGTAAGGTCGCTTACTCACAGGGCAGTACACTGGATATTCACATGCGCAGTGTTTTACATCAAACTCGTGCCAGCAAATTACCCGATTTAGCGGCTAGTGGCCAGTTGGATTTAGCGAGGCCCTTGATTGAACAGCCGCCAACTAGTCCCAATAGTCCACCGTGTAACGCAAATAGCAACAGTACCAACACTAACAACAGCAACATGTTATCTTGTCAGCGTTGCAGTGCTCTCTTTGTAAATCAAGAGCAACTGTCGACTCATCAACAGTTATACTGCATATTCAGTAACCCGCTGGCGCTGTTCCAGCAGCTAGCAGCCTCACAGCAATTGGCCTCATCCGCGTCAGACAATCCCCCAAATTCAACGACGCCCGGTCCTCAACATTCTCAGCAGCACGTGCAACAGCAGACTCAAGTTCAGCAGCAGCTTGTGACACCCCAACCTAATCAGGTAGCACAGGACATCCTGTCCCAGCCGAGACACAAGACTTCTCAGATGTACAAGCATCTATTAGAGAGCTTTGGGTTTGACTTGGTGATGCAGTTCAATGAAAATCATCAGCGACGACAGCGCAAAGAGGAGGAAGCTGCTGCTGCGCTCCAGGCCCAGCAGGAGCAGCAGAAGCAGGAGCAACAGAAACAGGCTCTTGCTGCccagcaacaacagcaacagaTGCAGCAAGTCCAAGAGCGCGATGATGATCATGAGGATGCGGGTGATGAGGAACCCGCGATACCTGAACTAACTCGCAGTACTTGCCAGCACTGCAATAAAGAATTCAGCAGTGTCTGGGTGCTGAAAGCACATTGTGAAGAAGTACACCGTGATCTTGTACCTCGTGAGTTTCTTGAAAAATATGCTCAGCAGTTCAAGTGTGAATATGAGAAGAAGAGTGTCGTTGTTACTGCGGCCACGTCATCTTCAACAAACACCGCTCCCCGAAGCTCAACTCCCGCCTCTGTCGCAAATGCTGCTGCTGGTGTCTCGAACCAACCACAACACCAACAGCAACAGCCGCAAGACTTGAGCTCTGATAAGGAGAGACGCGATAAGGATAAAGAGGAACCAATAGAGTGCAAAGATCGTAGCAGTCGTACGCCAGAAGCCACGTCGACAACACCCGCTACTACACCAGCTCTTTCAAATACTCCTGTCTCAAGTACTGACTCTACTACGCCCACACAACAGCCTGGTGGCTCTCATCACAACATtcagcagcaacagcaacagcagcacGCGCATATGACACTTGCTCAGCAGATGTCAGACATGCAGGCTGCGCTCAATGTCATGGCGGCATCGCAATTGCAACAGCTCCAACAGTATCCCGGACTCATGATGGGTATGATGGGATTACCTTTGGGTTTGAATGTTCCCGCTCTGGCTGCAATGAATCTCCAACCGCCTCTCGTTCCAATGATGCTGCCACCTCCGCCTTACGACGGGGCCGCTTCGCCATATCCACCGATAAATCCACAAGCTGATATCATTGCCAAGCAACATCTTCttcaacagcaacagcagcagcaagctgcg GCAAATGCAGCTTCTCAGAAACGTGCCCGTACTCGTATCACCGACGACCAGTTGAAGATCCTCCGAGCTCACTTTGACATAAACAATTCACCCGGGGAGGAGCAGATCATGGAAATGGCCGCACAGAGTGGTCTACTGCCAAAAGTTATAAAACATTGGTTTCGCAACACGCTTTTCAAAGAACGTCAGCGTAATAAAGACAGTCCATACAACTTCAACAACCCACCATGCACTACCCTGAACCTTGAGGAGTATGAAAAAACTGGTGAAGCCAAAGTGACACCTTTAAACTCAAGTAACTCGGGTGGCAGCTCCGCTGATGACAAGAGCCCAAACAAACAATCAACTCCGCCACCCACAAACTCCATTCCGTCTACAGCCACCACCGCCACTACGATAACACCGATAACGGAAATAAAACAAGAAATACCGGAGCCAATGCTGACTACACAGCAACAAATACAACAGCAGTTGCAGCAGGCACAGATGGATGAGTCTCATCACTCGCCAGGGAGTTCTGGAGACCAGCAGTCACGGCCCCACTCACCAGCACTCAGCATGAGCTCGGTTTTTTCCGGACTTCACCACGAGCTGTCGTCTCACATGCCGTCGACGACAAGTGCGCCCAGCACGCCGATGCTTCCACCAAAATTGACACCACAAAATTTTGCCAGCCCTAATTCTGGACTTGCTGGAAACATTCCAACTTCAATGGCCGGCGCACTCTCACTGACACCTCAGAGATCGATAAGTCCTGGTCGTGGGCCTACGGATTTTTCCTTCAGCGGCAACAGCAACGGCAGTAATTCGAGTAGCAGCTCTGGGAAACGCGCAAATCGTACTAGATTTACAGACTATCAAATAAAAGTGCTGCAagagttttttgaaaataacgcTTATCCAAAAGACGATGATCTCGAGTATCTGAGTAAGCTGCTGGGTTTAAGTCCGCGAGTTATTGTTGTGTGGTTTCAAAATGCGCGTCAAAAAGCCCGTaaagtttatgaaaatcaaCCGGCAGCCGAGCCAGTGACACCAGGAGGCGGTCGTGAAGCTGACGATGGCTCGGGACGGTTTCAACGTACGCCCGGATTAAATTATCAGTGTAAAAAATGTCTGCTCGTATTCCAGCGTTACTATGAGTTGATAAGACACCAGAAGACACATTGTTTTAAGGAGGAAGATGCCAAGAGAAGTGCTCAAGCTCAAGCGGCCGCTGCTCAGGTCGCCGCGGTTCTCAGCTCTGAAGACAGCAATAGCAGTTCGACGACGACAACGAATGCCGTGCCAAATAATCCAACAAGCGTTCCTGTTCTAACTGACCAACTTCAGCAGCCTTTAAACACTCCCACTCCTCCGCATATCCAGCAGCCAAGTATCGCTATGGTCCCACAGCAACAGTCTCAAGAGCGccagcaacagcaacaacaacagcagcagcagcagcagaaTCAGAATCAGCAACAGCAAGTTGAAGttaaagaagaaaattttcagtgtgATAAGTGTAATTTAATGTTCAGCCGTTTCGACTTGTGGCGCGAACATCAGTTGGTACATATCATGAACCCGTCCCTTTTTCCGCCGGCCTATCCACCTGATTCGGCATTTGGGATTCTGCAGCAACAAGCTCTCAATGCCAGCACCGGGTCCACAGACCTGCAGCAACACCCACTGCTGGCGATGATGCAGGAACGCAAGCGAAAATTTGAAGACTTTGACGACAGTATTGTCGGGAATGAGAGTCGGAGTAATTCTGAGCACAGCGAACAACCCAAAGATAAACGTCTGCGAACGACAATCTTACCCGAACAATTGGACTATCtctatcaaaaatatcaaatagaATCAAACCCATCGCGCAAAATGCTCGAGACAATAGCGCGTGAAGTGGGGTTAAAAAAACGTGTCGTTCAAGTGTGGTTTCAAAACACTCGGGCGCGTGAACGAAAAGGACAGTTTCGTGCCCACAGTCAAGTCATAAACAAAAGGTGTCCATTCTGCCCGGCGCTGTTCAAAGTTAAGTCTGCTCTAGAGTCACACTTGAGCAGCAAGCACGCGGACCAAGTGGCACGTGGTGAAGTCAACATCGACAACATACCCGACGAAGAATTGTCTATGGATTCGGCGCCGTCAAATCCGAGCACACCCAACATGATGCCACCACTTTTTTCGGCATTCAACACCGACATGGATGCCGCAATGATAAAACGTCTGTACGAGGAgtcgatgaaaaattatatcagCGAGTTGCAAGCTCATGCCTCAAATGGACGACAAGAGACCGCAATAAACCAACAGGGGATGAGTAACAGCAACACGACGACCGGGGAGTCGCCTCTGGATCTCAGCAAACCCGTAGATCTCAGTAGACCCATGAAGCTGAGTCTCACTGGGCTCGGCAGTCTGCTAGATGAGCAACAGCACAACGTTGCCCAGCACTTTAGACTCGGCAGCGACTGCGGGCCCCTGACAGACCTATCCGAGCGTAGTATTTGCGACGACGACAGCATGAGTGAGACGACAGAGTTTCTGGATGACGAAAGTGGCCCTGCAAGTCCGGCCTCGAGCACTCAGAGCTCAAGACACGGGACTGCGACGACACCTAGTGGGATAACAACTCCCACTGGGATCGGCGGCGTGGGCAGTAGTGGTGGTAATGGGAACGGTGGTGGTAACGGCAGCGGCAGTAACGCCAACGCCAGCAGTCAATCCGGTGGCGGAAAACGCTACCGCACCCAAATGTCTGCGACCCAAGTCAAGGTCATGAAGTCACTCTTCTCCGACTACAAAACACCAACGATGGCAGAGTGCGAGATGCTGGGACGTGAGATTGGGCTTCCAAAGCGTGTGGTCCAGGTGAGCTTCATTGGCGCTGCTACTGGTCAACAACGCATTTAA